The Monodelphis domestica isolate mMonDom1 chromosome 7, mMonDom1.pri, whole genome shotgun sequence genome window below encodes:
- the MAZ gene encoding myc-associated zinc finger protein isoform X4: MDPGNWSSFIFQGHAQNPLQVGAELQSRFFASQGCNQSPFQAAPAPPPTPQAPSAEPLQVDLLPVLAAAQESAAAVAAAAAAAAAAAAAPPATATASTVDTAALKQPPAPPPPPPPTSAPAPEAAPPATIAATATAAAAPTSTAVVAPVATALEKKSKSKGPYICALCAKEFKNGYNLRRHEAIHTGAKAGRAGPGTMRMPTMVPLSLLSVPATLGGAGGGGGEGGAGGGGAGVGGGGVVTTTASGKRIRKNHACEMCGKAFRDVYHLNRHKLSHSDEKPYQCPVCQQRFKRKDRMSYHVRSHDGAVHKPYNCSHCGKSFSRPDHLNSHVRQVHSTERPFKCATCEAAFATKDRLRAHTVRHEEKVPCHVCGKMLSAAYISDHMKVHSQGPHHVCELCNKGTGEVCPMAAAASAAAAAAAAVAAATPTAVGSLSGAEGIPVSSQPLPSQPW, encoded by the exons ATGGATCCAGGCAACTGGAGCAGCTTCATCTTCCAG GGTCACGCCCAGAATCCCCTGCAGGTTGGGGCTGAGCTTCAGTCCCGGTTCTTTGCATCCCAGGGCTGCAACCAGAGTCCATTCCAG gCTGCCCCAGCCCCCCCACCGACTCCTCAGGCCCCATCTGCTGAGCCCCTCCAGGTTGACCTCCTCCCTGTCCTCGCTGCAGCCCAGGAATCAGCGGCTGCTGTGGCAGCAGCAGCTGCAGCAGCGGCTGCAGCCGCCGCTGCACCCCCAGCCACTGCCACAGCTTCCACAGTGGACACAGCAGCCCTGAAGCAACCCCCTGCACCACCTCCACCACCCCCTCCAACCTCTGCACCAGCTCCTGAAGCTGCACCTCCAGCTACAATTGCTGCTACTGCCACAGCTGCTGCTGCCCCAACCTCCACAGCTGTTGTAGCTCCTGTAGCTACTGCTctggagaagaaatcaaagagcAAAGGGCCATATATCTGTGCCCTCTGTGCCAAGGAGTTTAAGAACGGCTATAACCTTCGACGGCATGAAGCCATTCATACGGGTGCCAAGGCTGGGCGGGCTGGCCCTGGTACTATGAGGATGCCCACCATGGTGCCCCTGAGTCTCCTAAGTGTGCCAGCAACACTGGGTGGagctggtgggggtgggggtgaagggGGTGCTGGGGGTGGAGGGGCTGGAGTTGGTGGAGGTGGCGTGGTAACCACCACAGCCTCTGGGAAGCGGATCCGGAAGAATCATGCATGTGAGATGTGCGGAAAGGCCTTCCGTGATGTCTACCACCTGAACCGACACAAGCTGTCACACTCTGATGAGAAGCCGTACCAGTGCCCTGTCTGTCAGCAGCGCTTCAAGCGCAAGGACCGCATGAGCTACCATGTGCGCTCACATGACGGCGCTGTGCACAAGCCGTACAACTGCTCCCACTGTGGCAAGAGCTTTTCCCG GCCAGACCACCTCAACAGCCACGTCAGACAGGTGCACTCAACAGAACGGCCCTTCAAATGTGCG ACATGTGAAGCTGCATTTGCTACCAAGGACCGACTTCGAGCACATACAGTGCGGCATGAAGAGAAGGTACCATGCCACGTATGTGGCAAAATGCTGAGTGCAGCCTACATCTCTGACCATATGAAGGTGCACAGCCAAGGGCCTCACCATGTCTGCGAACTCTGCAACAAAG GTACAGGTGAAGTCTGTCCTATGGCAGCAGCAGCCTCGgcagcggcggcagcggcagcagcagttGCGGCAGCTACCCCCACAGCTGTGGGCTCCCTTTCTGGGGCAGAGGGTATCCCTGTGAGCTCTCAGCCACTTCCCTCACAGCCCTGGTGA
- the MAZ gene encoding myc-associated zinc finger protein isoform X2: MTLLIQGAQEPVLRGPYPKYSFPLFLTPDWLEAMFPVFPCTLLAPPFPVLGLDSRGVGNLMNSFPPPQGHAQNPLQVGAELQSRFFASQGCNQSPFQAAPAPPPTPQAPSAEPLQVDLLPVLAAAQESAAAVAAAAAAAAAAAAAPPATATASTVDTAALKQPPAPPPPPPPTSAPAPEAAPPATIAATATAAAAPTSTAVVAPVATALEKKSKSKGPYICALCAKEFKNGYNLRRHEAIHTGAKAGRAGPGTMRMPTMVPLSLLSVPATLGGAGGGGGEGGAGGGGAGVGGGGVVTTTASGKRIRKNHACEMCGKAFRDVYHLNRHKLSHSDEKPYQCPVCQQRFKRKDRMSYHVRSHDGAVHKPYNCSHCGKSFSRPDHLNSHVRQVHSTERPFKCATCEAAFATKDRLRAHTVRHEEKVPCHVCGKMLSAAYISDHMKVHSQGPHHVCELCNKGTGEVCPMAAAASAAAAAAAAVAAATPTAVGSLSGAEGIPVSSQPLPSQPW; the protein is encoded by the exons ATGACACTTTTAATCCAGGGAGCTCAAGAGCCTGTTTTAAGGGGTCCTTACCCCAagtactctttccctctcttcctaacACCCGACTGGCTGGAGGCCATGTTTCCTGTTTTCCCCTGCACCCTCCTGGCCCCCCCATTCCCTGTATTGGGATTGGATTCCAGGGGGGTTGGCAATCTAATGAACTCTTTTCCCCCACCTCAGGGTCACGCCCAGAATCCCCTGCAGGTTGGGGCTGAGCTTCAGTCCCGGTTCTTTGCATCCCAGGGCTGCAACCAGAGTCCATTCCAG gCTGCCCCAGCCCCCCCACCGACTCCTCAGGCCCCATCTGCTGAGCCCCTCCAGGTTGACCTCCTCCCTGTCCTCGCTGCAGCCCAGGAATCAGCGGCTGCTGTGGCAGCAGCAGCTGCAGCAGCGGCTGCAGCCGCCGCTGCACCCCCAGCCACTGCCACAGCTTCCACAGTGGACACAGCAGCCCTGAAGCAACCCCCTGCACCACCTCCACCACCCCCTCCAACCTCTGCACCAGCTCCTGAAGCTGCACCTCCAGCTACAATTGCTGCTACTGCCACAGCTGCTGCTGCCCCAACCTCCACAGCTGTTGTAGCTCCTGTAGCTACTGCTctggagaagaaatcaaagagcAAAGGGCCATATATCTGTGCCCTCTGTGCCAAGGAGTTTAAGAACGGCTATAACCTTCGACGGCATGAAGCCATTCATACGGGTGCCAAGGCTGGGCGGGCTGGCCCTGGTACTATGAGGATGCCCACCATGGTGCCCCTGAGTCTCCTAAGTGTGCCAGCAACACTGGGTGGagctggtgggggtgggggtgaagggGGTGCTGGGGGTGGAGGGGCTGGAGTTGGTGGAGGTGGCGTGGTAACCACCACAGCCTCTGGGAAGCGGATCCGGAAGAATCATGCATGTGAGATGTGCGGAAAGGCCTTCCGTGATGTCTACCACCTGAACCGACACAAGCTGTCACACTCTGATGAGAAGCCGTACCAGTGCCCTGTCTGTCAGCAGCGCTTCAAGCGCAAGGACCGCATGAGCTACCATGTGCGCTCACATGACGGCGCTGTGCACAAGCCGTACAACTGCTCCCACTGTGGCAAGAGCTTTTCCCG GCCAGACCACCTCAACAGCCACGTCAGACAGGTGCACTCAACAGAACGGCCCTTCAAATGTGCG ACATGTGAAGCTGCATTTGCTACCAAGGACCGACTTCGAGCACATACAGTGCGGCATGAAGAGAAGGTACCATGCCACGTATGTGGCAAAATGCTGAGTGCAGCCTACATCTCTGACCATATGAAGGTGCACAGCCAAGGGCCTCACCATGTCTGCGAACTCTGCAACAAAG GTACAGGTGAAGTCTGTCCTATGGCAGCAGCAGCCTCGgcagcggcggcagcggcagcagcagttGCGGCAGCTACCCCCACAGCTGTGGGCTCCCTTTCTGGGGCAGAGGGTATCCCTGTGAGCTCTCAGCCACTTCCCTCACAGCCCTGGTGA
- the MAZ gene encoding myc-associated zinc finger protein isoform X3, which translates to MDPGNWSSFIFQGHAQNPLQVGAELQSRFFASQGCNQSPFQAAPAPPPTPQAPSAEPLQVDLLPVLAAAQESAAAVAAAAAAAAAAAAAPPATATASTVDTAALKQPPAPPPPPPPTSAPAPEAAPPATIAATATAAAAPTSTAVVAPVATALEKKSKSKGPYICALCAKEFKNGYNLRRHEAIHTGAKAGRAGPGTMRMPTMVPLSLLSVPATLGGAGGGGGEGGAGGGGAGVGGGGVVTTTASGKRIRKNHACEMCGKAFRDVYHLNRHKLSHSDEKPYQCPVCQQRFKRKDRMSYHVRSHDGAVHKPYNCSHCGKSFSRPDHLNSHVRQVHSTERPFKCATCEAAFATKDRLRAHTVRHEEKVPCHVCGKMLSAAYISDHMKVHSQGPHHVCELCNKGFTTAAYLRVHAVKDHGLQAPRPDRLLCKLCSVHCKTPTQLAGHMQTHLSGGAPPVPGDAPQPQPPPPQPTC; encoded by the exons ATGGATCCAGGCAACTGGAGCAGCTTCATCTTCCAG GGTCACGCCCAGAATCCCCTGCAGGTTGGGGCTGAGCTTCAGTCCCGGTTCTTTGCATCCCAGGGCTGCAACCAGAGTCCATTCCAG gCTGCCCCAGCCCCCCCACCGACTCCTCAGGCCCCATCTGCTGAGCCCCTCCAGGTTGACCTCCTCCCTGTCCTCGCTGCAGCCCAGGAATCAGCGGCTGCTGTGGCAGCAGCAGCTGCAGCAGCGGCTGCAGCCGCCGCTGCACCCCCAGCCACTGCCACAGCTTCCACAGTGGACACAGCAGCCCTGAAGCAACCCCCTGCACCACCTCCACCACCCCCTCCAACCTCTGCACCAGCTCCTGAAGCTGCACCTCCAGCTACAATTGCTGCTACTGCCACAGCTGCTGCTGCCCCAACCTCCACAGCTGTTGTAGCTCCTGTAGCTACTGCTctggagaagaaatcaaagagcAAAGGGCCATATATCTGTGCCCTCTGTGCCAAGGAGTTTAAGAACGGCTATAACCTTCGACGGCATGAAGCCATTCATACGGGTGCCAAGGCTGGGCGGGCTGGCCCTGGTACTATGAGGATGCCCACCATGGTGCCCCTGAGTCTCCTAAGTGTGCCAGCAACACTGGGTGGagctggtgggggtgggggtgaagggGGTGCTGGGGGTGGAGGGGCTGGAGTTGGTGGAGGTGGCGTGGTAACCACCACAGCCTCTGGGAAGCGGATCCGGAAGAATCATGCATGTGAGATGTGCGGAAAGGCCTTCCGTGATGTCTACCACCTGAACCGACACAAGCTGTCACACTCTGATGAGAAGCCGTACCAGTGCCCTGTCTGTCAGCAGCGCTTCAAGCGCAAGGACCGCATGAGCTACCATGTGCGCTCACATGACGGCGCTGTGCACAAGCCGTACAACTGCTCCCACTGTGGCAAGAGCTTTTCCCG GCCAGACCACCTCAACAGCCACGTCAGACAGGTGCACTCAACAGAACGGCCCTTCAAATGTGCG ACATGTGAAGCTGCATTTGCTACCAAGGACCGACTTCGAGCACATACAGTGCGGCATGAAGAGAAGGTACCATGCCACGTATGTGGCAAAATGCTGAGTGCAGCCTACATCTCTGACCATATGAAGGTGCACAGCCAAGGGCCTCACCATGTCTGCGAACTCTGCAACAAAG GCTTCACCACGGCGGCATACCTGCGCGTCCATGCGGTGAAGGACCACGGGCTCCAGGCCCCCCGGCCCGACCGGCTCCTGTGCAAGCTCTGCAGTGTGCACTGCAAGACCCCCACCCAGCTGGCTGGCCACATGCAGACCCACCTCAGTGGGGGCGCACCCCCTGTCCCTGGAGACGCCCCCCAGCCACAGCCACCACCGCCGCAGCCCACCTGCTGA
- the MAZ gene encoding myc-associated zinc finger protein isoform X1, giving the protein MTLLIQGAQEPVLRGPYPKYSFPLFLTPDWLEAMFPVFPCTLLAPPFPVLGLDSRGVGNLMNSFPPPQGHAQNPLQVGAELQSRFFASQGCNQSPFQAAPAPPPTPQAPSAEPLQVDLLPVLAAAQESAAAVAAAAAAAAAAAAAPPATATASTVDTAALKQPPAPPPPPPPTSAPAPEAAPPATIAATATAAAAPTSTAVVAPVATALEKKSKSKGPYICALCAKEFKNGYNLRRHEAIHTGAKAGRAGPGTMRMPTMVPLSLLSVPATLGGAGGGGGEGGAGGGGAGVGGGGVVTTTASGKRIRKNHACEMCGKAFRDVYHLNRHKLSHSDEKPYQCPVCQQRFKRKDRMSYHVRSHDGAVHKPYNCSHCGKSFSRPDHLNSHVRQVHSTERPFKCATCEAAFATKDRLRAHTVRHEEKVPCHVCGKMLSAAYISDHMKVHSQGPHHVCELCNKGFTTAAYLRVHAVKDHGLQAPRPDRLLCKLCSVHCKTPTQLAGHMQTHLSGGAPPVPGDAPQPQPPPPQPTC; this is encoded by the exons ATGACACTTTTAATCCAGGGAGCTCAAGAGCCTGTTTTAAGGGGTCCTTACCCCAagtactctttccctctcttcctaacACCCGACTGGCTGGAGGCCATGTTTCCTGTTTTCCCCTGCACCCTCCTGGCCCCCCCATTCCCTGTATTGGGATTGGATTCCAGGGGGGTTGGCAATCTAATGAACTCTTTTCCCCCACCTCAGGGTCACGCCCAGAATCCCCTGCAGGTTGGGGCTGAGCTTCAGTCCCGGTTCTTTGCATCCCAGGGCTGCAACCAGAGTCCATTCCAG gCTGCCCCAGCCCCCCCACCGACTCCTCAGGCCCCATCTGCTGAGCCCCTCCAGGTTGACCTCCTCCCTGTCCTCGCTGCAGCCCAGGAATCAGCGGCTGCTGTGGCAGCAGCAGCTGCAGCAGCGGCTGCAGCCGCCGCTGCACCCCCAGCCACTGCCACAGCTTCCACAGTGGACACAGCAGCCCTGAAGCAACCCCCTGCACCACCTCCACCACCCCCTCCAACCTCTGCACCAGCTCCTGAAGCTGCACCTCCAGCTACAATTGCTGCTACTGCCACAGCTGCTGCTGCCCCAACCTCCACAGCTGTTGTAGCTCCTGTAGCTACTGCTctggagaagaaatcaaagagcAAAGGGCCATATATCTGTGCCCTCTGTGCCAAGGAGTTTAAGAACGGCTATAACCTTCGACGGCATGAAGCCATTCATACGGGTGCCAAGGCTGGGCGGGCTGGCCCTGGTACTATGAGGATGCCCACCATGGTGCCCCTGAGTCTCCTAAGTGTGCCAGCAACACTGGGTGGagctggtgggggtgggggtgaagggGGTGCTGGGGGTGGAGGGGCTGGAGTTGGTGGAGGTGGCGTGGTAACCACCACAGCCTCTGGGAAGCGGATCCGGAAGAATCATGCATGTGAGATGTGCGGAAAGGCCTTCCGTGATGTCTACCACCTGAACCGACACAAGCTGTCACACTCTGATGAGAAGCCGTACCAGTGCCCTGTCTGTCAGCAGCGCTTCAAGCGCAAGGACCGCATGAGCTACCATGTGCGCTCACATGACGGCGCTGTGCACAAGCCGTACAACTGCTCCCACTGTGGCAAGAGCTTTTCCCG GCCAGACCACCTCAACAGCCACGTCAGACAGGTGCACTCAACAGAACGGCCCTTCAAATGTGCG ACATGTGAAGCTGCATTTGCTACCAAGGACCGACTTCGAGCACATACAGTGCGGCATGAAGAGAAGGTACCATGCCACGTATGTGGCAAAATGCTGAGTGCAGCCTACATCTCTGACCATATGAAGGTGCACAGCCAAGGGCCTCACCATGTCTGCGAACTCTGCAACAAAG GCTTCACCACGGCGGCATACCTGCGCGTCCATGCGGTGAAGGACCACGGGCTCCAGGCCCCCCGGCCCGACCGGCTCCTGTGCAAGCTCTGCAGTGTGCACTGCAAGACCCCCACCCAGCTGGCTGGCCACATGCAGACCCACCTCAGTGGGGGCGCACCCCCTGTCCCTGGAGACGCCCCCCAGCCACAGCCACCACCGCCGCAGCCCACCTGCTGA